A segment of the Dokdonella sp. genome:
GCATGCCCCAACCCGCTCGCGGCGAAGGTTTCGCGCAGGCGCCGCTCCAGCCGCGGCCAGCCACCGAACAGGGCGAGACTTGCCCCGATCTCGACCAGCAACGCGCACGGTGCCGCGAGACTGACGTTCGCGCTGTAGCCATAGGCCAGCGCGGCCAGGCTTTCCAGCAGCACCCGCTCGGCTTCGTCATCGCGCGGCCAGGCCGGCAAACCGGCATGCAGCGACCGCGCCGCCGCCAGCGGCTGTCCCGCGCGCACCCCGAGCGCCTGTGCCGCCGCATTCGCCAGCACGATGCGCGGATGGCGCAGCGAACCATCGGTCAACACCGCCGCCGTCTCGGGTGCCAACCCGTCCGGGCGGACGGCGGCAAACGGCAATTCGGGGAAATGCAGGCAGGTCCAGAGCATGACGAATCGCAATGTACGTATTCAGTACGTATCATCGCACCAGGCATGGCAATGGCCAAGCAGCAAAGGCTTGCGGCAGCGCGGCCCTTCGAGAAGGCCAGGTTCGTGCGGTGCTGGCGGGTTTGCCAAGCCCTGATCGATCCCGGTCGTGGCGGAAGTCGCTTCCACCAGGGTGGTGATCCTGAGGGACTGATCAGAGCATCCCTGAGGGAGGGACATTGCCATTGGTTGCGCAAGCAACTGTGGGCATCGTGCAATCGCTGTGCTATCTAGCGCCCATGTCGACGAACTTCTTCCGCCCGTATTTCTGGTACCGCAGCGCATCGGCGCGGCTTGCGGAGGAAAGCGTGCGGTCGGTTTGAGTCGACCTGACACCGGAAACTCCAAGGGCCGCCCATCAGGGCGGTTTTTTTTTGCTTCGTCAGTTGTGCGATCGTCCGTGATCGCTGCTTCGACTGCTTTTTCATTTGCATGCGAGGTGGTTCGATCGTGGATTCCAGAAGTGGCCATCCATGGCCGCACTTGTCGAAAAGCGGGAACCACACCATGACCACCCCCACCGATGATCTACGCATCCGCACGATCCGCCCCCTCGGTACGCCGGCCGAGGTGACCGCCGCGGCGCCATGTACGGAAGCCATTGCCGCGACGGTCAGTCGTGCGCGCCGAGCCGTGCATGCCATCCTCGAAGGCCACGACGACCGCCTCGTCGTCGTCATCGGGCCGTGTTCGATCCACGATCCCATTGCCGCGCTCGACTATGCACGCCGCCTTGCGGCCGAGCGTGAGCGTCACGCCGGTGACCTCGAGATCATCATGCGCGTGTACTTCGAGAAACCGCGCACGACGGTTGGCTGGAAGGGCCTGATCAACGATCCGGGCCTCGACGGCAGCTTCGACATCGACCGCGGCCTGCGCCTCGCGCGCGGCCTGTTGCGCGACATCAATGCGCTCGGCCTGCCAGCCGGCTGCGAATTCCTCGACATGATCACGCCGCAGTACATCGCCGACCTCGTCGCCTGGGGCGCGATCGGGGCGCGCACGACCGAGAGCCAGGTGCATCGCGAGATGGCTTCCGGCCTGTCCTGTCCGGTTGGTTTCAAGAACGGCACCGATGGCAGCGTGCGCGTGGCCGTCGACGCGGTCATGGCCGCCTCGCAGCCGCACCATTTCATGGCGGTGACCAAGGACGGCCGCACGGCGATCGCGACGACCGCCGGCAATCGCGACTGTCACGTGATCCTGCGCGGCGGGCCGCAGCCCAACTTCGACGCGGTCAGCGTCGCCGCGGCCTGTGACCTGCTCGAGCGCAGCGGGCTCGGCCCGCGCCTGATGGTCGATGCCAGTCACGCCAACAGCGGCAAGAAGCATGACAACCAACCACGCGTGATCGATGACCTCGCCGCACGCATCGGCGGCGGCGATACACGCATCGCCGGCGTCATGGTCGAGAGTTTCATCGAAGCCGGACGCCAGGACCTGATCAACGGTTGCGCGCAGGTGTACGGGCAAAGCATCACCGATGCCTGCATCGATTGGCCGACCTCGGTCGCAGTCCTCGACTGCCTCGCGGCTGGCGTGCGCGCACGGCGTTCTCAGCGTCGCGAGGCGGTGGCGGCGTGAGCGGATATCGCGCGCCGAGGTCGACCCGGTGACGCATTCCGTCGGAAACGCCTTCAGGCGTGATGCTTTTTCGCTTTGGGGCGTTGTACGGCTGAAGCATCACGGCTGAAGCCGTTTCCTGCCGCCATTTCCCACGCTGTTTTCTATGGCTATTTCCGGCGGTCGACGCCGGTGAACTCGACCGCAAGCGCCTCGGCGACGCGTAGCCCATCGATCGCTGCGGAAAGAATGCCGCCGGCGTAGCCGGCGCCCTCGCCGGCCGGGTAGAGACCACGCACATTGATGCTCTGCAGGCTGTCGTCATCGCGTCGAATGCGGATCGGCGACGAAGTGCGCGTCTCGACCGCAGTCAACACGGCATCGGGCAGGGCAAAGCCACGAATCTGGCGGTCGAAGATCGGGATCGCCTCGCGCATGGCCTCGATGGCAAAGGCCGGCAGGCAAGTGGCAATGTCGGCCGGTTTCACGCCCGGCGTGTACGAGGGCACGACTTCTCCGAGCGCCGTCGAGGCGCGGCCGACGAGGAAGTCGCCGACCCGCTGTGCTGGTGCCGAATAGTCGCTGCCTCCGGCGACGAAGGCGAGCGATTCCCAGTGGCGCTGGAAGTCGATGCCGGCGAGCACATGGCCCGGATAGTCCCGCTCGGGGGTGATGGAGACGACGATCGCGCTGTTCGCGTTGCGTTCGTCGCGCGAGTACTGGCTCATGCCATTGGTGACGACGCGGCCTGGCTCCGAAGTTGCGGCGACCACGGTGCCGCCCGGGCACATGCAGAAGCTGTAGACCGCGCGTCCGTTGCCGGCGTGGTGGACGAGCTTGTAGTCGGCCGCGCCGAGCAGCGGATGGCCCGCGCTGGGGCCGTAGCGTGCGCGGTCGACCAGCGATTGCGGGTGCTCGATGCGCGCCCCGATCGAGAACGGCTTGGCCTCGATGTGCACGCCGCGCCGGTGCAGCATGGCGAAGGTGTCGCGCGCGCTGTGGCCGATCGCAAGCACGACGTGATCGGCGCGGATTTCCGTGCCGTCGGCGGTCACGAGGCCACGCATGTTGCCATCCTCGATGAGGATGTCGTCGACACGCTGGCCGAAGCGGATCTCGCCGCCCAACGCCTCGATCTTCGCACGCATGTGCTCGACCATCTTGACCAGACGGAACGTGCCTATGTGAGGCTTGCTCACGTATAGAATCTCCGCCGGCGCGCCGGCTTCGACAAATTCCTCCAGCACCTTGCGGCCATGGTGCCGAGGATCGCGCACCTGGCTGTAGAGCTTGCCGTCGGAAAACGTGCCGGCGCCGCCTTCGCCAAATTGCACGTTCGATTCGGGGTCTAGCACGCGCTGCCGCCACAGGCCCCAGGTGTCGCGTGTACGTTCGCGCACGGACTTGCCACGTTCGAGCACGAGCGGTTCGAGGCCCATCTGTGCGAGCACGAGGGCGGCCAGAAGGCCGCATGGTCCCGTGCCGATGACGACCGGGCGCGGTTGTCGCGCAGATGCGGCAATGGCCGCGGGGTCGCCGCGTGCAACGACCGGCCGGTAGCGCATGTCAGGCGTCGGCATGACATGCGGGTCCTTGGCGAAGCGGGTCAGCAGTTCGTTGGCGCGCGGTGTGTCGAGATCGAGCGTGTAGGCGAACAGGATTGCAGACTTGCGCCGTGCGTCGACGCCGCGCCGGTGCACGTGGATCGTCAGCGGCTCATGCGTGCCGATGCCAAGCCGCTCGCGGACCGCCACGTCGAGCGCGGCTTCGGTGTGGTCTAGGGGCAGTTTCAGTTCAGTCAGGCGCAGGGTAGGCATCGGCAGGTCGTCGGTGTTCGCCGGTTCATGGTGTCATGCGGCGAGACCCGCCGCATGCCCAGAGGCCCAGGCCCATTGGAAGTTGTAGCCGCCGAGGTGACCGGTGACGTCGACGACCTCGCCGATGAAGTACAGGTTCGGCACGTGTCTTGAAGCCATGGTCGAGGATGACAGCGTATTCGTGTCGACACCGCCAAGGGTCACTTCTGCGGTGCGATAGCCTTCGGTGCCGCTGGCGACAAGGGCGAAATCGTGCAAGCCGGCAGCAATCGCCTTGAGCTCCCTCGGTGTGTACTGGCGCATCGGCTTGTTGGCAAAGCGCGTTTCGCACAGGCGTTGGGCGAGCCGGCGCGGCAGGGCCTCGGCGAGCAGGTTGCGCAGTTCGGCAGCCGGATGCGCAACGCGGAGTTCTTCGAGGAAAGCGAGAGCATCGCGATCGGGCAGCAAGTCGAGGCGCAGGTCGTCGCCCGGTTGCCAGTACGAGGAAATCTGCAGGATCGCTGGCCCGCTGACGCCGCGATGCGTGATCAGCATGTCCGCGTCGAAGCGCACTCCGTTGCAGCGCGCTGAAACCGGCAGGGCAATGCCACTGAGGCCGGCGAGTTCATCCTGGTGACGCCCGCTCAGGGTCAACGGCACGAGCCCTGCGCGGGTCGGCAGCACAGTGTGACCGAAGCGTTTCGCCAGCGTGTGGCCGAAGCTGCTCGCACCCATGCTCGGAATCGACAGGCCACCGCTGGCGACGACCAGGGATCGCGCTGTCATCGCCCCGAGCGAAGTCGTGAGCCTGAATCCATCGCCATCCCGTTCGAGGTTCTCGATCGTACAGCCGGTGTCGATGCGCACGCCGGCCGCGCGGCATTCGTCGACGAGCAGGGCGACGATTTGCTTCGAGGACACGTCGCAGAACAACTGCCCGCGTTCCTTCTCGTGATACGCGATGCCGTGGCGCTCGACGAGGGCGACGAAATCGGCCGGCGTGTAGCGCGCCAGTGCAGACTTGCAGTAGTGCGGATTGGCCGAGATGAAGTTCGCCGGCGTCGTGCCGAGGTTGGTGAAGTTGCAGCGCCCGCCGCCCGACATGAGGATCTTCTTGCCGACCCGGTTGGCGTGTTCGAGCACGCGCACGCGCCGCCCGCGCTGGCCCGCCGTCGCTGCGCACATCAGGCCGGCCGCGCCGCCGCCGATGACGACGATGTCGCAGGAATCCATCGGGGCTCCGGGTGTGCTGCGCAGGGGCGCGCATTGTAGGCGGGTGGGCGATCACGTGTAGGAGCCTGTTCACAGGCGATGCTTCCGTGCGGGGTTGTACGGCCAGGACATCGGCCGTGAACGGGCTCCTGCATGCGCGATTACAATCCCTCGCCGTGCCGTCACCACAAGCGCATCGATGACCATCCCCCTTCCAAGCGCGATCCTGTTCATCTGCATGGGCAATATCTGCCGCTCGCCGACCGTCGAGGCGGTCGCGCGCAGGCGTTTCGCCGACGCCGGGCTGCGCATCGAGGTCGCCTCGGCCGGTACCGAGGACTACCACGTCGGCGACGGTGCCGATCGTCGCTCGGTCTGTCATGCCGAAGCGCGCGGCTACGCGCTCGGCGCGCATCGCGCGCGCCAGGTCGAGGCGGCAGATTTCACTCGCTATGACCACCTGCTCGTGATGGATCGGGTCAATTTGAACGCTCTGCTGGCGCGGGCCCCCCGCACGGGCCGCGATCGCGTCGCCCTGTTCCTGCCATTCGCCGGCGTACCCGGCATCGAGGAACTGCCTGATCCCTACTACGGCG
Coding sequences within it:
- a CDS encoding 3-deoxy-7-phosphoheptulonate synthase; its protein translation is MTTPTDDLRIRTIRPLGTPAEVTAAAPCTEAIAATVSRARRAVHAILEGHDDRLVVVIGPCSIHDPIAALDYARRLAAERERHAGDLEIIMRVYFEKPRTTVGWKGLINDPGLDGSFDIDRGLRLARGLLRDINALGLPAGCEFLDMITPQYIADLVAWGAIGARTTESQVHREMASGLSCPVGFKNGTDGSVRVAVDAVMAASQPHHFMAVTKDGRTAIATTAGNRDCHVILRGGPQPNFDAVSVAAACDLLERSGLGPRLMVDASHANSGKKHDNQPRVIDDLAARIGGGDTRIAGVMVESFIEAGRQDLINGCAQVYGQSITDACIDWPTSVAVLDCLAAGVRARRSQRREAVAA
- a CDS encoding NAD(P)/FAD-dependent oxidoreductase, with the translated sequence MPTLRLTELKLPLDHTEAALDVAVRERLGIGTHEPLTIHVHRRGVDARRKSAILFAYTLDLDTPRANELLTRFAKDPHVMPTPDMRYRPVVARGDPAAIAASARQPRPVVIGTGPCGLLAALVLAQMGLEPLVLERGKSVRERTRDTWGLWRQRVLDPESNVQFGEGGAGTFSDGKLYSQVRDPRHHGRKVLEEFVEAGAPAEILYVSKPHIGTFRLVKMVEHMRAKIEALGGEIRFGQRVDDILIEDGNMRGLVTADGTEIRADHVVLAIGHSARDTFAMLHRRGVHIEAKPFSIGARIEHPQSLVDRARYGPSAGHPLLGAADYKLVHHAGNGRAVYSFCMCPGGTVVAATSEPGRVVTNGMSQYSRDERNANSAIVVSITPERDYPGHVLAGIDFQRHWESLAFVAGGSDYSAPAQRVGDFLVGRASTALGEVVPSYTPGVKPADIATCLPAFAIEAMREAIPIFDRQIRGFALPDAVLTAVETRTSSPIRIRRDDDSLQSINVRGLYPAGEGAGYAGGILSAAIDGLRVAEALAVEFTGVDRRK
- a CDS encoding NAD(P)/FAD-dependent oxidoreductase — protein: MDSCDIVVIGGGAAGLMCAATAGQRGRRVRVLEHANRVGKKILMSGGGRCNFTNLGTTPANFISANPHYCKSALARYTPADFVALVERHGIAYHEKERGQLFCDVSSKQIVALLVDECRAAGVRIDTGCTIENLERDGDGFRLTTSLGAMTARSLVVASGGLSIPSMGASSFGHTLAKRFGHTVLPTRAGLVPLTLSGRHQDELAGLSGIALPVSARCNGVRFDADMLITHRGVSGPAILQISSYWQPGDDLRLDLLPDRDALAFLEELRVAHPAAELRNLLAEALPRRLAQRLCETRFANKPMRQYTPRELKAIAAGLHDFALVASGTEGYRTAEVTLGGVDTNTLSSSTMASRHVPNLYFIGEVVDVTGHLGGYNFQWAWASGHAAGLAA
- a CDS encoding low molecular weight protein-tyrosine-phosphatase, with amino-acid sequence MTIPLPSAILFICMGNICRSPTVEAVARRRFADAGLRIEVASAGTEDYHVGDGADRRSVCHAEARGYALGAHRARQVEAADFTRYDHLLVMDRVNLNALLARAPRTGRDRVALFLPFAGVPGIEELPDPYYGDAAGFEYALDLAETGVDALVNSWLGHNRPSPRA